A window of the Miscanthus floridulus cultivar M001 chromosome 14, ASM1932011v1, whole genome shotgun sequence genome harbors these coding sequences:
- the LOC136505600 gene encoding predicted GPI-anchored protein 58, whose product MSVSTVVKMAKVTKCPLSESLPDRGEASPPKLPLGCGESSAENSCPSVVKPIRNHAFLKIPSQAAPFPGSDSIRSASLATPLGRSRLAPPPPPPPPRLARAQPLSRHAPAPAPRPRRGGSQPQPRPEHRVQAGHSSSILLACSLALPFAAAATDARNEDAAGSSSPAPAPFRFAPPPLRTRGATTPRRPPIRRLHFAGASGLYAGMDREALEEGINTIMLRIATGLLNKKPRKGEQHLGINRMVEAFTKLLVLLVDRWRTSETRWMFALFFCFVKT is encoded by the exons ATGTCCGTGTCCACCGTTGTAAAGATGGCAAAAGTTACTAAATGTCCCTTATCCGAGAGTCTACCGGACCGTGGTGAAGCCTCTCCTCCAAAATTACCGCTCGGCTGCGGTGAAAGCTCCGCCGAAAATTCCTGCCCGTCCGTGGTGAAGCCTATCCGAAATCACGCCTTCCTCAAGATCCCGTCCCAAGCCGCGCCTTTTCCGGGTTCAGACTCGATCCGCTCGGCCTCGCTCGCGACTCCGCTGGGCCGCTCCCGGCTTGCGCCCcctccgccccccccccccccgcggctCGCGAGAGCCCAGCCCTTGAGCCGGCACGCCCCGGCCCCGGCGCCCCGTCCGCGGCGCGGCGGCAGCCAGCCCCAGCCCCGCCCCGAGCACCGCGTCCAGGCCGGCCACAGCAGCAGCATCCTCCTCGCCTGCTCCCTCGCCCttccattcgccgccgccgccacggacGCGAGGAACGAGGACGCGGCCGGCTCCTCCTCGCCTGCTCCAGCGCCGTTCCGTTTTGCCCCGCCGCCGCTGCGGACGCGAGGAGCGACGACGCCTCGGCGCCCGCCTATCCGCCGCCTCCACTTCGCAGGCGCCTCTG GGCTATATGCAGGGATGGATAGGGAAGCTCTGGAGGAAGGAATCAACACTATTATGCTGCGAATTGCAACAGGATTGCTGAACAAGAAGCCACGGAAAGGTGAACAGCACTTGGGAATCAACAGAATGGTTGAAGCCTTCACAAAGCTGTTAGTTCTTTTGGTGGATCGCTGGAGGACATCTGAAACCAGATGgatgtttgctcttttcttttgttttgtcAAAACTTGA